Proteins encoded in a region of the Isoalcanivorax pacificus W11-5 genome:
- a CDS encoding TIGR03745 family integrating conjugative element membrane protein — protein sequence MTFRFISTRFARLAGLPAVAVISASLSPIVQAQGLPTIEDPSRGTGSGIMETLRNYGYDIVMLVALLVVASMFVGVCYHAYSTYSEIHTGRKTWGQFGLTVAIGAILLVVGIWLLTEATGVL from the coding sequence ATGACTTTCCGTTTCATCTCCACTCGCTTCGCCCGCCTGGCCGGCCTGCCCGCCGTCGCCGTGATCTCCGCGAGCCTGTCGCCGATCGTGCAGGCCCAGGGCCTGCCGACCATCGAAGACCCGTCGCGGGGCACCGGCAGCGGCATCATGGAGACGCTGCGCAATTACGGTTACGACATCGTGATGCTGGTCGCGCTGCTCGTGGTCGCCTCGATGTTCGTCGGCGTCTGCTACCACGCCTACAGCACCTATTCGGAGATTCACACCGGGCGCAAGACCTGGGGCCAGTTCGGTTTGACGGTCGCGATCGGCGCGATCCTGCTGGTCGTGGGCATCTGGCTGCTCACTGAAGCCACCGGCGTCCTGTAG
- a CDS encoding TIGR03751 family conjugal transfer lipoprotein, protein MSRIWIERLAVVLMVITLAGCATSKEKLLTHGDQTMLDIWNQETGGPAGGGRASRELLDARQTLRRPLTDTDVQAAPGVQARYTRTAQNEIYRQFHRLPNPDLVMYVFPHLAGSDPVPVPGYSTVFPLYQRVQYALPGERVEDY, encoded by the coding sequence ATGTCCCGGATCTGGATTGAACGGCTCGCCGTCGTGCTCATGGTCATCACACTGGCCGGCTGCGCGACCAGCAAGGAGAAGCTGCTGACCCACGGCGACCAGACCATGCTCGACATCTGGAATCAGGAAACGGGCGGACCAGCGGGCGGCGGCCGCGCATCGCGCGAGCTGCTGGACGCCCGGCAAACCCTGCGGCGGCCGCTCACCGACACGGACGTGCAGGCCGCGCCCGGCGTGCAGGCCCGCTATACCCGCACGGCACAGAACGAGATTTACCGGCAGTTCCACCGCCTGCCGAACCCCGATCTCGTCATGTATGTGTTTCCCCACCTCGCAGGCTCCGATCCGGTGCCGGTGCCCGGCTACAGCACGGTGTTCCCGCTCTATCAGCGCGTGCAGTACGCCCTGCCGGGCGAGCGCGTGGAGGACTATTGA
- a CDS encoding PFL_4703 family integrating conjugative element protein yields MSRFKNEITHLQAHIKTLRLGAGALFVVALVLGFGWWSAPRDLTIHVPPDLRSGSVRKWWEVPPESVYAFTFYVFQQLNRWPTNGEDDYARNIHALSAYLTPGCQIFLRRDYEQRRSTGELRQRVRGIYEIPGRGFGDDPTARVRVVSDRDWIVTLDVTADEYHGAEQVKRALVRYPLKVVRLDIDPERNPFGLALDCYSSTPQRIAPQGAAASAVDGPGGP; encoded by the coding sequence ATGAGCCGCTTCAAGAACGAGATCACGCACCTGCAGGCGCACATCAAGACCTTGCGCCTGGGAGCCGGCGCGCTGTTCGTCGTCGCCCTGGTGCTGGGCTTCGGCTGGTGGAGTGCGCCTCGCGATCTGACCATCCACGTGCCACCGGACCTGCGTTCGGGCAGCGTGCGCAAGTGGTGGGAAGTGCCGCCGGAGTCGGTCTACGCCTTCACCTTCTATGTCTTCCAGCAGCTCAACCGCTGGCCGACGAACGGCGAGGACGACTACGCGCGCAACATCCACGCGCTGTCGGCCTACCTGACACCCGGCTGTCAGATATTCCTGCGGCGCGACTACGAGCAGCGCCGCAGCACGGGCGAACTGCGTCAGCGCGTGCGGGGCATCTACGAGATTCCGGGTCGCGGCTTCGGCGACGACCCGACGGCGCGCGTCCGCGTGGTGTCCGACCGCGACTGGATCGTCACACTGGACGTGACGGCCGACGAGTATCACGGCGCCGAACAGGTCAAGCGCGCGCTGGTGCGCTACCCACTGAAGGTGGTGCGTCTGGACATCGACCCGGAGCGCAATCCCTTCGGCCTGGCGCTGGACTGTTACAGCAGCACCCCGCAACGCATCGCGCCGCAGGGGGCAGCCGCCTCCGCCGTCGATGGTCCCGGAGGTCCGTAG
- a CDS encoding TIGR03750 family conjugal transfer protein, translated as MSGSQDSLHDGTVTFLPHRLNRQPVVVRGLTADELWVCVGLSATVGLMLGIPLAWLASTLAMVPTLIVAAIGMGVFVGGGALRRHKRGRPDTWLYRHLQWWIALRHPALAPYTGGRSLVTRSGYWTARRSAP; from the coding sequence ATGTCGGGGAGCCAGGACAGCCTGCACGACGGCACGGTGACTTTCCTGCCGCATCGCCTGAACCGTCAGCCCGTGGTGGTGCGCGGGCTGACGGCCGACGAACTGTGGGTCTGCGTAGGGCTCTCCGCCACGGTCGGCCTGATGCTGGGCATTCCGCTGGCGTGGCTGGCATCCACGCTCGCGATGGTGCCGACCCTGATCGTGGCGGCCATCGGCATGGGCGTGTTCGTTGGCGGCGGCGCGTTGCGACGCCACAAGCGGGGGCGTCCCGACACCTGGCTGTACCGGCACCTTCAGTGGTGGATCGCGCTGCGCCATCCCGCCCTCGCGCCCTATACGGGCGGCAGGTCGCTGGTCACGCGGTCGGGCTACTGGACGGCGCGCAGGAGTGCGCCATGA
- a CDS encoding RAQPRD family integrative conjugative element protein, with protein sequence MGHTNSHELARRLPIAALLAIPLLAFQASVFAGDATEPERLAVLMRQLDMLDRLAEHSERLPKQDASRYHFDYARLREDIERVRSGIRDYLTPQRAQPRDPTTLIGDYRQDAEDAP encoded by the coding sequence ATGGGACATACCAACAGCCACGAACTTGCCCGGCGTCTTCCGATCGCCGCGCTATTGGCTATCCCTCTATTGGCGTTCCAAGCCTCGGTGTTCGCCGGTGATGCTACGGAACCAGAGCGACTGGCCGTCCTCATGCGTCAGCTCGACATGCTCGACCGGCTGGCCGAGCACAGCGAGCGCCTGCCGAAGCAGGACGCCTCCCGCTACCACTTCGACTACGCGCGGCTGCGCGAGGACATCGAGCGTGTCCGCAGCGGCATCCGCGACTACCTGACCCCGCAGCGCGCACAACCGCGCGACCCCACAACGCTGATCGGCGATTACCGCCAAGACGCGGAGGACGCGCCATGA
- a CDS encoding UvrD-helicase domain-containing protein: MPDPQSPAEVASQRALDAMFRSLDAGEHFRLEAGAGAGKTYSLIKALHYLIERHKSTFPRKNKQIACITFTNVARDEIAARTDRSPMVYCDTNHAFCWSLISGFQKQLRGLVEAMPAWQERIAEAGGGLGNRVIEYNFGHRSIREDRVSLHHDDVLPLTVSLMEHAKFRHIVTDRFPIILVDEYQDTDKDWVEAIQRLFLGNPPSPLFGFFGDHWQKIYGNGCGRLEHPQVKEIGKEANFRSVKAIVDCLNRMRPELQQFVEDPDAIGQVSVFHTNAWTGGRQTGAHWGGDLPSEVGHDTLEGVKASLTQEGWDFSPESTKVLMLTHRLLASEQGYASLPSVFRYNDSFAKKEHPYIAFFVDQLEPACDAFSANRFGAMFDALGGNTPLLRSQADKAAWHDAMSQLLAIRENGTVGEVIDHLLNRRKPRLPEAIEKRERELREFDRASGEEMPAALAEIEKLRAVRYAEIKTLRSYLDGHSPFETKHGVKGAEFENVLVVIGRGWNQYNFGEMLELAGSAAIPPGKQAAFERNRNLFYVACSRPKRRLALLFTQQLSPDAIATLERWFLPESIRAVAFS, encoded by the coding sequence ATGCCTGATCCGCAGTCACCGGCCGAGGTTGCCAGCCAGCGCGCTCTTGATGCCATGTTTCGCAGCCTGGATGCCGGAGAGCACTTCCGGCTAGAAGCTGGAGCAGGCGCTGGGAAGACCTACTCCCTCATCAAAGCGCTCCACTATTTGATCGAGCGCCACAAAAGCACATTTCCAAGGAAAAACAAGCAGATTGCGTGCATTACATTTACCAATGTGGCCCGCGATGAAATTGCCGCCCGTACTGACAGAAGCCCAATGGTGTACTGCGACACCAATCATGCCTTCTGTTGGTCATTGATCAGTGGCTTCCAGAAACAACTCCGTGGTTTGGTTGAGGCGATGCCGGCATGGCAAGAGAGAATTGCGGAAGCTGGAGGCGGCCTGGGTAACCGTGTAATCGAGTACAACTTTGGGCACCGCTCCATTCGTGAAGATCGCGTGTCTCTCCATCACGATGATGTGTTGCCCCTCACTGTTTCATTGATGGAGCATGCCAAATTTAGGCATATAGTGACAGATCGGTTTCCAATCATTCTTGTGGATGAATATCAAGATACCGATAAGGATTGGGTCGAGGCGATTCAGCGGCTGTTTTTGGGGAATCCGCCTTCACCCCTATTCGGCTTCTTCGGCGACCATTGGCAGAAGATATATGGCAATGGATGCGGAAGACTTGAGCATCCGCAAGTCAAAGAGATTGGCAAGGAAGCCAACTTCCGATCAGTCAAAGCCATTGTTGACTGCCTCAACCGGATGCGCCCGGAGCTACAACAATTTGTCGAAGACCCTGACGCTATTGGACAGGTCAGCGTATTTCATACAAATGCCTGGACTGGAGGACGACAAACCGGTGCCCATTGGGGAGGAGATTTACCTTCGGAAGTCGGCCACGACACACTTGAGGGAGTGAAGGCCTCGTTGACACAAGAGGGATGGGATTTTTCCCCGGAAAGTACAAAGGTACTCATGCTGACGCATAGGCTTCTTGCCAGTGAGCAGGGCTATGCCAGCTTGCCATCAGTCTTTCGTTACAACGATTCCTTTGCCAAGAAGGAACATCCGTATATTGCCTTCTTCGTAGACCAGTTGGAGCCTGCGTGCGATGCCTTCTCCGCGAATAGGTTCGGCGCCATGTTCGATGCGCTGGGCGGTAACACGCCGCTATTGCGGAGTCAGGCCGATAAGGCAGCCTGGCACGATGCGATGAGCCAGCTACTGGCGATTCGCGAAAATGGCACGGTCGGAGAAGTCATCGACCACCTGCTCAACCGGCGGAAGCCAAGACTCCCGGAAGCCATCGAGAAGCGTGAGCGGGAACTACGCGAGTTCGATCGAGCAAGCGGCGAAGAGATGCCGGCCGCACTGGCGGAGATAGAGAAGCTACGCGCGGTCAGATACGCAGAAATCAAAACGCTACGGAGCTATCTGGATGGTCACTCTCCCTTTGAAACCAAACACGGAGTAAAGGGCGCGGAGTTCGAGAATGTTCTTGTTGTCATCGGTCGCGGGTGGAACCAGTACAACTTTGGAGAGATGCTCGAACTGGCAGGAAGCGCAGCCATCCCACCCGGGAAGCAGGCGGCCTTCGAGCGAAATCGAAACTTGTTCTATGTTGCCTGCTCAAGACCGAAACGCCGCCTTGCCCTGCTGTTCACACAGCAGCTTTCGCCAGATGCCATCGCAACACTTGAAAGGTGGTTCTTGCCAGAGAGCATCCGTGCTGTCGCTTTTTCGTAG
- a CDS encoding ATP-dependent nuclease codes for MKLRHAKIKNFRLLADVQLALEDLTTVVVGRNNSGKTSLSEIIRRLLAEGSAAFQLEDFSSACYDRFCTALEAHNNGQDDDVVRALIPFIELRLTFEYDPAQPQLGPLSPFVIDLDPDCNEVLAVVRYELKDGQLAQFFSGQPDTPLTDETRIAFFRSLRERIPTSFAVRVWAEDPNDAENNRQLQPSALKALIKTGFINAQRGLDDITSRESDVLAKTVELLFATASSSSADEADKQIAQALKEAVQDIQSQIDSSFGGQLNNLIPALKNFGYPGLGNQELHTETLLDVRKLLSNFTKVRYAGYSGVTLPESYNGLGARNLIFILLQLAGFYKSFLAEPNSPGVHLVFIEEPEAHLHPQMQEVFIRQLAKTAQLLVEGTESKTAWPVQFVVSTHSSHIANEAGFESIRYFLSGEVQGAAAGVRQTRVKDLREGLDGVSEPDKKFLHQYMTLTRCDLFFSDKAILVEGLSERLLLPAIIEKLETAEPDRPKLSSQYVTTMEVGGAYAHLFFGLLRFLELPTLILTDLDSVEKPGGSACEVHKGTYSSNACLKAWFSDDNPFTLNGLLTKDESEKAKHGNCIAYQCAEEENGPCGRTFEDAFILANRALFGLNGATREELEAGARSQASKIKKSEFALKYAIEEKAWTTPKYILDGIRWLAAGIEPAIPDPALALAAEAMIANEEDAADA; via the coding sequence ATGAAGCTGCGTCATGCAAAGATCAAGAACTTCCGGTTACTCGCAGACGTGCAGCTTGCTCTGGAGGATTTGACTACTGTTGTCGTGGGGCGAAACAACAGTGGCAAAACTTCACTGTCCGAGATCATACGGCGACTACTAGCCGAAGGCAGCGCAGCATTTCAACTCGAAGATTTCTCCAGTGCCTGCTACGACAGGTTCTGCACGGCACTGGAAGCTCATAATAATGGCCAAGATGACGATGTAGTCAGGGCTCTGATTCCGTTCATCGAGTTGCGTTTGACGTTTGAATATGACCCTGCTCAGCCACAGTTGGGGCCTCTCAGTCCATTCGTTATCGACCTCGACCCCGACTGTAATGAGGTACTCGCTGTAGTCCGCTACGAGTTGAAGGATGGACAGCTCGCCCAATTTTTCTCGGGTCAGCCGGATACCCCCCTGACCGATGAAACGAGGATAGCTTTCTTTCGCTCGCTTCGAGAACGTATTCCAACCAGCTTTGCCGTCAGGGTATGGGCGGAAGATCCGAATGATGCGGAGAACAATCGTCAGTTGCAGCCGAGTGCACTGAAGGCTCTGATCAAAACCGGCTTCATCAACGCTCAAAGAGGCCTGGACGACATAACATCCCGCGAGTCCGATGTACTCGCCAAGACTGTTGAACTCCTCTTTGCCACAGCTTCTTCATCTTCGGCAGATGAGGCTGACAAACAGATTGCCCAAGCGCTGAAAGAGGCCGTTCAGGACATTCAATCTCAGATAGACAGCAGCTTCGGCGGCCAACTGAACAATCTGATACCGGCATTGAAGAACTTTGGATACCCAGGATTGGGAAATCAGGAACTGCATACCGAGACATTGCTTGATGTTCGCAAGCTGCTCTCCAATTTCACCAAGGTGCGCTATGCCGGCTACAGCGGTGTGACTCTGCCGGAGTCCTACAACGGGCTTGGAGCCAGAAACCTCATTTTCATCCTTTTGCAGCTTGCGGGATTCTATAAATCGTTTCTGGCCGAACCAAATTCTCCAGGGGTGCACCTGGTCTTCATTGAGGAACCCGAGGCTCATTTGCACCCTCAGATGCAGGAGGTTTTCATACGTCAGCTCGCGAAGACTGCTCAACTGCTGGTTGAAGGCACGGAAAGTAAGACGGCTTGGCCGGTCCAGTTCGTCGTTTCCACGCACTCATCGCATATAGCCAACGAGGCCGGATTTGAAAGTATCCGCTATTTCCTCAGTGGCGAAGTACAAGGCGCAGCCGCTGGCGTTCGGCAAACGAGGGTCAAGGATCTACGCGAGGGGCTGGACGGCGTTTCCGAACCGGACAAGAAGTTTCTGCATCAGTATATGACGTTGACCCGCTGCGACCTGTTTTTTTCCGACAAAGCGATCCTAGTAGAAGGTTTGAGCGAGCGGCTCTTGCTCCCCGCGATCATCGAAAAACTGGAAACCGCAGAGCCAGATCGGCCAAAGCTATCAAGCCAGTACGTAACCACTATGGAAGTCGGCGGAGCATATGCTCATCTTTTCTTCGGGCTCCTGCGCTTTCTTGAATTGCCAACCCTAATCCTTACCGATCTAGATTCGGTAGAAAAACCGGGCGGAAGCGCGTGCGAGGTCCACAAGGGAACCTACTCCAGCAACGCCTGCCTGAAAGCCTGGTTCTCCGATGATAATCCATTCACCCTCAATGGCCTCTTGACCAAGGATGAATCCGAAAAGGCAAAGCATGGCAACTGCATCGCCTATCAGTGCGCGGAGGAAGAGAACGGGCCATGCGGTCGCACCTTTGAAGATGCTTTCATTCTCGCGAACCGAGCATTATTCGGCTTGAATGGAGCCACACGGGAAGAGCTTGAAGCGGGAGCCAGAAGCCAAGCCAGTAAGATCAAGAAGTCCGAGTTTGCGCTGAAGTACGCAATAGAAGAAAAAGCCTGGACGACCCCCAAGTACATTCTCGATGGAATACGCTGGCTAGCGGCTGGCATCGAGCCAGCCATCCCTGACCCGGCGCTTGCCCTGGCGGCCGAGGCGATGATCGCCAACGAGGAGGATGCCGCTGATGCCTGA
- a CDS encoding TIGR03752 family integrating conjugative element protein, whose protein sequence is MRSNGLLKWLMLPMALLLVFIGIKLFSGDRGASPLPGDAGGQLTADEMRALGIEGDTPHDTVATLVAQVRQLRTELHTALSDNRNQRAENDRLRQRERSIEQRIQNVLDTERAQLRQDREQAVSERQQAQGLLQDLQRQFEGLGGRAGHTDLPIGLGLEDGDGQHFGRDGVRWIEPDDARPAEGRSGSRGGFSFPNDFSPAGETLDAASETLGRATGGAVGTSSLEAVYTVPSNSTLMGSIAMTALIGRVPIDGTVNDPYPFKVVIGPDNLTANGIDIPDVAGAVVSGTASGDWTLSCVRGQIRSITFVFEDGTIRTLPEESGRNNSNRSDTGTQGGLGWISDPHGIPCVSGERRSNAQQYLGTQALITAAGAGAASLIDSDSGRVSYVGSDGSIGTVGITANEAMGRILAGGVQEMSQWVNKLYGQAFAAVYVEPGAKVAVHIEQPLTIDYDAKGRRVDHRLGGSYVPDLD, encoded by the coding sequence ATGCGCAGTAACGGCTTGCTCAAGTGGTTGATGCTGCCGATGGCGCTGTTGCTGGTGTTCATCGGCATCAAGCTGTTTTCCGGCGACCGTGGCGCATCGCCGCTCCCCGGCGATGCCGGCGGTCAACTGACGGCGGACGAGATGCGGGCGCTCGGCATCGAAGGCGACACGCCGCACGATACGGTCGCCACGCTGGTGGCCCAGGTGCGGCAGTTGCGCACCGAATTGCATACCGCGCTGTCCGACAACCGCAACCAGCGGGCGGAGAACGACCGCCTGCGTCAGCGCGAGCGGTCGATCGAGCAACGTATCCAGAATGTCCTGGACACCGAACGCGCCCAACTGCGTCAGGATCGCGAACAGGCGGTCAGCGAACGGCAACAGGCCCAGGGGTTGTTGCAGGACTTGCAACGCCAGTTTGAAGGCCTGGGGGGCAGGGCCGGCCACACCGACCTGCCGATCGGTCTCGGGCTGGAGGACGGCGACGGCCAGCACTTCGGCCGTGACGGCGTGCGCTGGATCGAGCCGGACGACGCCAGGCCCGCCGAAGGCCGAAGCGGCAGTCGCGGCGGCTTCAGCTTCCCCAACGATTTCAGCCCGGCCGGGGAAACCCTGGACGCCGCATCCGAAACCCTCGGCCGCGCCACCGGCGGCGCCGTCGGCACGTCGTCGCTTGAGGCGGTCTACACCGTGCCGTCGAACTCGACCCTGATGGGATCGATCGCGATGACGGCCCTTATCGGGCGCGTGCCCATCGACGGCACGGTGAACGATCCCTATCCGTTCAAGGTCGTCATCGGCCCCGACAACCTCACGGCCAACGGCATCGACATCCCGGATGTGGCCGGCGCCGTGGTCAGCGGCACGGCCTCGGGGGACTGGACGCTTTCCTGCGTGCGCGGGCAAATCCGCTCCATCACCTTTGTGTTCGAGGACGGCACCATCCGCACGCTGCCGGAAGAGTCCGGTCGCAACAACAGCAACCGGAGCGACACCGGTACCCAAGGAGGCCTCGGCTGGATCAGCGATCCCCACGGCATCCCTTGTGTCAGCGGTGAACGGCGCAGCAACGCCCAGCAGTATCTCGGCACCCAGGCCCTGATCACGGCCGCCGGCGCGGGCGCAGCCTCGCTGATCGACTCGGACAGCGGCCGGGTGTCCTACGTCGGCAGCGACGGCTCGATCGGGACGGTCGGGATCACCGCCAACGAGGCGATGGGCCGCATCCTGGCTGGCGGGGTGCAGGAGATGTCGCAGTGGGTGAACAAGCTCTACGGCCAGGCCTTCGCCGCCGTCTACGTCGAGCCGGGCGCCAAGGTCGCCGTGCATATCGAGCAGCCACTCACCATCGACTACGACGCCAAGGGGCGCCGGGTCGATCACCGTCTCGGAGGTTCCTATGTCCCGGATCTGGATTGA
- a CDS encoding TIGR03749 family integrating conjugative element protein, with product MKRLVLNILATATLTLALIPSALALEILRWERLPLAVPLVVGHERVIFIDRNVRVGVPASLGDRLRVQSAGGALYLLASEPIEPTRLQLQDADTGILILLDIAAEPGEAPLEPVRIVEGESHAKRYGDTGKPPAADTARLPARETPVPVVLTRYAAQSLYAPLRTVEPVNGVVRVNLRRDLTLDTLLPTLPVRARALAAWRLEDQWVTAIRLTNTSARWIDLDPRALQGDFVTATFQHPDLGPAGDSRDTSVVYLVTRGRGLAQSLLPAISPIDAAHNLPASAAAGSAEGAGDAQ from the coding sequence ATGAAACGTCTTGTTCTTAACATCCTGGCAACCGCCACCTTGACCCTGGCCCTGATCCCGAGCGCTCTGGCGCTGGAAATTCTGCGCTGGGAGCGGTTGCCGCTGGCCGTGCCTCTCGTGGTCGGCCACGAGCGTGTGATCTTCATCGACCGCAATGTGCGTGTCGGCGTGCCCGCCTCGCTGGGCGACCGCCTGCGCGTGCAAAGCGCCGGTGGCGCCCTCTACCTGCTTGCCAGCGAACCGATTGAGCCGACCCGCCTGCAATTGCAGGATGCCGACACGGGCATCCTGATCCTGCTCGACATTGCCGCCGAACCTGGCGAGGCGCCGCTGGAACCCGTGCGCATCGTCGAAGGCGAATCGCACGCCAAGCGCTACGGCGACACCGGCAAGCCACCAGCCGCCGACACGGCGCGGCTCCCCGCGCGGGAGACGCCGGTTCCCGTGGTGCTGACGCGCTACGCCGCGCAGAGCCTGTACGCGCCGCTGCGCACGGTGGAGCCGGTGAACGGCGTGGTGCGCGTGAACCTGCGCCGCGACCTGACGCTCGACACATTGCTGCCGACGCTGCCGGTGCGCGCCAGGGCGCTGGCCGCATGGCGGCTGGAAGATCAGTGGGTGACGGCGATCCGGCTGACCAACACGTCCGCCCGGTGGATCGACCTGGACCCGCGCGCCTTGCAGGGCGATTTCGTCACCGCGACGTTCCAGCACCCCGACCTGGGGCCGGCGGGCGATTCGCGCGACACCAGCGTGGTGTACCTGGTGACGCGCGGCCGCGGCCTGGCGCAATCGCTGCTGCCGGCCATCAGTCCCATCGACGCTGCGCACAACTTGCCGGCCTCCGCAGCGGCCGGCAGCGCGGAAGGAGCCGGCGATGCGCAGTAA
- a CDS encoding TIGR03758 family integrating conjugative element protein: protein MTSDQVAAFQANSGFGPSDVSVVLVGGVFVVLLLWGVWALRTAYVGWAENSISQRQFLGVAVRFVAMYVVLTFFLLS, encoded by the coding sequence ATGACGAGCGATCAGGTCGCCGCCTTTCAGGCCAACAGCGGCTTCGGCCCTTCGGATGTTTCCGTCGTCCTGGTCGGCGGCGTGTTCGTCGTGCTGTTGCTGTGGGGCGTCTGGGCACTGCGCACCGCCTATGTCGGCTGGGCCGAAAACAGCATCTCCCAGCGCCAGTTCCTCGGCGTCGCGGTGCGATTCGTCGCGATGTACGTCGTGCTGACGTTTTTCCTTCTCTCTTGA